From Dermatophagoides farinae isolate YC_2012a chromosome 10, ASM2471394v1, whole genome shotgun sequence, a single genomic window includes:
- the LOC142597849 gene encoding uncharacterized protein LOC142597849 encodes MSNKLRLILSRFPGLRQTAKTTTTTTTTTKTTGNNNNNNNNNIVESIPKSNGNHIQEEMQEVMNNNGKENDHHSNEKSIIEIDGIIYLPKLISINSLKTRTNTIEMQRDSCSIFEYQRLQLPLPSITYALIVNVYPDFNVSLAEFATIENASNILHGPLVNLVNMFVPFFRNFRREEIVDKISKLLQCYSDNREWKVAHFAALFNHVDYFLNITIEELEDRNNPDQWSPLHIAVSLSNMYIVGLMLKSGMDVFIVDSNHWTVMHFAMLASPQVLSTLLEMSAFYQQLRHQDQYGMTPMHVACFYRNSRHIRHVMIQGVTARQLTIKAPKPSSSKQINLLDWYQDYSPYVRFDANQIDQDFDWSKINLCGSPLHWCQCWSTMNRLIDSRTFDVNERDRNGDTPLMAFVKRLPPIRTKPIRMMNNNNNDTTINDMTNQVDGSSVITSPSNQFSTSSLLSSTSSSSWPMIVNFHLSWMLRLITAGARLNARNYAGDTALHFSVANGYIITIQLLLIFGARINIRNKLNQSPLHLAAIKLKQLQALEQNDRRLDDKNQSSRMTTTPETHNRQQQQAANRSSTKNNRYIVKQKQIYELIIKSLKSIGARTCPKNIADCTIDCLHHHHHHRKSEEEKKRKKQKSSSPNDDDNINDDQKLFHLDIVKKPSRQQQKSSTTDRSHFANIIILDGGINDQFMNPLIQIILLNELQQYLPRSLPEYFDIIAGTSFGFTTGCSLANGKKLFEILNFYLKLRSNFRKPLIRMQEQNTDRLEQTLLTMFNDPKTLADIRRQNNKHLILTTTVVDDIPVRLKIVDDQIENLTMWKACRISGLGAGLFKTIEHEGVPYFDGSLIAPNPTTDILSFYHSQILEQQKQKDQTMFENTTNRMLPFQLVLSLGGGKIAYRTNVTPIDLNSFRLYAPNLRVYFNYFRQLRDWFASILMETDGHIVQR; translated from the exons ATGTCAAATAAGTTACGTTTAATATTATCTCGATTTCCTGGTTTACGACAAACAGcaaaaacgacgacaacaacaacaacaacaacaaagactactggcaacaacaacaacaacaacaataataatattgtggAATCAATACCAAAAAGTAATGGTAACCACATTCAAGAAGAAATGCAAGAagtaatgaataataatggtaaagaaaatgatcatcatagtaatgaaaaatcaatcattgaaattgatggaATCATCTATCTGCCAAAACTTATTTCAATTAATAGCCtgaaaacaagaacaaaCACCATTGAAATGCAACGTGATTCGTGttcaatatttgaatatCAACGATTACAATTACCATTACCATCAATAACATATGCATTAATAGTGAATGTTTATCCTGATTTTAATGTTTCATTGGCTGAATTTGCTACGATTGAAAATGCATCGAATATTTTACATGGTCCATTAGTGAATCTAGTAAACAtgtttgttccatttttccGAAATTTCAG aCGTGAAGAAATTGTAGATAAAATTAGCAAATTACTTCAATGTTATAGTGATAATCGTGAATGGAAAGTTGCACATTTTGCTGCCCTTTTCAAtcatgttgattattttctcAATATAACAATCGAAGAACTTGAAGATCGTAATAATCCAGATCAATGGTCACCATTACATATAGCCGTATCATTGTCCAATATGTATATTGTTGGTTTAATGTTGAAAAGCGGAATGGATGTTTTCATTGTCGATTCAAATCATTGGACCGTAATGCATTTTGCAATGTTAGCATCACCACAGGTTTTGTCAACATTGTTGGAAATGTCAGCATTCTATCAACAGCTACGACATCAAGATCAGTATGGTATGACACCAATGCATGTAGCTTGTTTTTACCGAAATTCTCGACACATACGACATGTCATGATACAGGGCGTTACAGCACGTCAATTAACCATCAAAGCTCCtaagccatcatcatccaaacaaatcaatttattagaTTGGTATCAGGACTATTCACCATATGTTCGTTTCGATgctaatcaaattgatcaagaTTTTGATTGGTCCAAAATAAATCTTTGTGGCAGTCCATTGCATTGGTGTCAATGTTGGTCAACAATGAATCGTTTAATTGATTCTCGGACATTCGATGTAAATGAACGTGATCGAAATGGTGATACACCATTAATGGCATTTGTAAAACGTTTGCCACCAATACGAACGAAAccaattcgaatgatgaataataacaacaatgatacaacaatcaatgatatgACGAACCAAGTTGATGGAAGTTCAGTGATCACTTCACCTTCTAATCAATTTTCTacatcatcactattatcatcaacatcatcatcatcatggccaaTGATTGTCAATTTTCATCTTAGTTGGATGTTACGATTAATTACAGCTGGTGCAAGACTGAATGCACGTAATTACGCAGGTGACACTGCACTTCATTTTTCGGTGGCCAATGGTTATATTATAACTatccaattattattgatttttggtGCAAGAATCAATATACGTAATAAACTGAATCAAAGTCCATTACATTTAGCagcaataaaattaaaacaattaCAGGCATTGGAACAAAATGATCGTCGTTtagatgataaaaatcaatcatcaagaatgacaacaacaccaGAAACCCataatcgacaacaacaacaagcagcaaatcgatcatcaacTAAAAATAATCGTTATATTgtaaaacagaaacaaatttatgaactcattattaaatcattgaaatcaattggAGCTAGAACATGTCCAAAAAACATTGCTGATTGTACAATCGAttgtcttcatcatcatcatcatcatagaaaaTCTGaggaagaaaagaaaagaaaaaaacaaaaatcatcatcaccaaatgaCGACgataatattaatgatgatcaaaaattattccatttagatatagtgaaaaaaccatcaagacaacaacagaaatcatcaacaactgATCGATCTCATTTTGCgaacataataatattggATGGTggaatcaatgatcaattcatGAATCCATTGATACAGATTATTTTGCTTAATGAATTACAGCAATATTTACCACGATCGTTGCCAGAATATTTTGATATTATTGCTGGCACTAGTTTTGGTTTCACTACTGGATGTTCATTAGCTAATGGCAagaaattgtttgaaatattaaatttttatctaAAATTAAGATCAAATTTTCGTAAACCATTAATACGAATGCAGGAACAAAATACTGATCGACTGGAACAAACACTGTTGACAATGTTCAATGATCCAAAAACATTGGCCGATATTCGGagacaaaataataaacatctTATATTGACTACAAcagttgttgatgatatacCAGTcagattgaaaattgttgatgatcaaattgaaaatttaaccATGTGGAAAGCATGTAGAATATCCGGTCTTGGTGCTGGCCTATTCAAAACAATCGAACATGAAGGTGTTCCCTATTTTGATGGATCATTAATTGCGCCGAATCCAACGACAGATATATTAAGTTTTTATCATAGTCAAATAttagaacaacaaaaacaaaaagatcaGACGATGTTTGAAAACACAACAAATCGTATGCTACCTTTTCAACTGGTACTATCATTGGGTGGCGGTAAAATTGCTTATCGTACAAATGTCACGCCAAtcgatttaaattcattccgTTTGTATGCACCAAATTTACGGGtatatttcaattattttcgaCAGCTAAGAGATTGGTTTGCAAGCATTCTGATGGAAACAGATGGTCATATCGTACAACGGTga